The genomic region ACTACAAGGTGTCTTTAAATGTGGTCTAAAGGTGATACAGTTGTCAGTGCTAATATTAATAGTAATCATGAAGGTGGGACCTAAATATTTGTCTGCCATAATGCTGGACTCTGCCTAAACACACGCCtgctaaaagatttttttatggTGAATGTTAAACGACAGAAACACTGTGGGACAGCAGCAGCTAAAAgtaatgtttttataaattGCAATTACAGGTTTATATGGACTTCACTTAAAGCATAACTATTATTATCAAATTCTTGTCTCGGTAAAAATGTCTAATAATTAATTCAAAAAAATTCACAGGCATTCTTAAACTGCTCTGAAGCTTCTGGGTTCAAATTCTCCCTCTTAACATAATATTCTTTGGTAAAacttgaaaagcaaaatcatctCTTAAAGGTTTTCTACAGGACAGTTATGATAGGTGCTGTCCTGAAAACTCAGAAGTTTAAACTTCCAGTTTTTCTGTCATATGATAAACAGCTCCGGGACACATGCTGGTGGATCTTGTAGTGAGACTGTGAGCTCAGTATTTAAGAGCAGTGGAATATCTGACAGTAAAAGGTATACATTAAATTAATACACGTGGCTTTAGGTTTCCCTTTGTGTTAGGACGGGTTCACTCACAGTTTGCTGAACTGCTGGAGTTCATGCAAATTACTTTTCCACTCATTATCAAATAAATGTCACtgagtgatttttctttttaatctttttttttttcattcttactGTTTGTCATACCTCATGTTTACTTCTTTGATCTTATTGTTGCAATATGATggatatgtttatatatttattagtctTCAATTAAACAgtctttatataaatgtattgtcTAAACACCTTTGATCAGTCTCTTGTGTAATATATTGCTTTATGTtctcaattaaattaaaattaacatCAAACATTTCTTAATTTCTAATTGTTCTTCTTTATGTGTTTGGTATAATTTCTCTTCTGCAGGTGACTCTGACTGTTCTACAGAAATTAGAGTACGTCGCAACACAGTTTATAATGCATCAGCTGGACAACAACTTTGGATTAATTGCCCAGTATTTTTTTGCAATGATTcaccaacaacagtcacctggtATAAAGTTGAGGAAGCTATTGTCCCCGTCAATGTCAGCGGTGACAGTCACATTAAAACAGATTTGAAACCTTTAAACAAATCAGTATGGATCTTCTATTTGATCTTCCAGAACATTCTCAGACATGACTCTGGTCAGTATCAGTGTCAAGGTGGAGGGAGTATGGGTCATGCCATCACTGTCAATGTCTATGGTGAGTGTGGATTTTTCACCAATTATAATTCTCTAAGAAACCTTCACTCACACTGAACAGTGGACTTTTTCTGAATCTCAtgatatttttgtgttgttCAGACCTCAGACAgcttctctgttgtttttttttttttttacagatcatGCTGAAATTACCACTATTACACAGAATAATCTCACAGGTAAGAAAGGTTTTATataatgtgtgttgttgtagcTTTATTGAATCCAAACTGACTGAAACCTGTTTTTCTTGCAGTCAGCACGACTGCTCCTGACAATACAGAAACCTTGTTGCCGTACGTGTACTCTGCTGCTGGGATCGCCACATTCGTCATCATAGTCATAATCATATCTGTCATATCAATGCGAGGCTGTAAAGGTGAGCTGTTCTCTcgccttttcaaaataaaacatcaccAGATGTACTGAATACTAAACATGTAAACTGTCCATCCTGCAGGGAAGCCAAAGAAAGACAGTCAAGCTGAAAATCAGGTAAGATATAAAATATTTCAAGCTTATCACATTTTTTCCATCAATAATTTTAACTCGAACATTTTTGGATGTTTCCAGTACATGCAGATCCCCATGGTGGAGCGACCTCTTCCTCAACCCAGCTTGGAGCCCTCACAGAGAGGAAGCCCCTATGCTGCACCATCTCGGAGATCTACCAAGAGGAAAACTCCACCAAGGCAGCCCAATGAGTTTAGATTATCAAGAGATAATGAGCAGGCTTATGGGCCGAGTCATGtgggcagagagagacagaggaacacCGTGGAGGAGGAGAGCGGCTCTGTTGTGTATGCTGCTCTTAACCACGAGCTGCCTCAGCGGGTTAATCGGCCACGGATGGAGGTGGAAGAGACCTCAGAGTACGCAGCCATCCGTTTGGCATAAAGACTAAGAACTGCTTGACTAAATCACACTAGAGGACAACTGATGAATATCTGAAGCTGGTGTAACTCCACCAGAGGAGACCTGAAGGACAGTTAGAAGGGAATGCAGAGACTCGAAGTAAAGAGTGTGGATACCAAAAACACAACTCATCACTTCTGTAAAAACTGCTCTTTGATCTTTGAGTTATACCGCATAGACCATCACACCTTGTTTACCTGAGATCCTGAAGActtgttaataatttaa from Astatotilapia calliptera chromosome 23, fAstCal1.2, whole genome shotgun sequence harbors:
- the LOC113016855 gene encoding B- and T-lymphocyte attenuator-like, whose translation is MTGAFLSIMRANRCWTILHVSILVGLLLTLNAQSDSDCSTEIRVRRNTVYNASAGQQLWINCPVFFCNDSPTTVTWYKVEEAIVPVNVSGDSHIKTDLKPLNKSVWIFYLIFQNILRHDSGQYQCQGGGSMGHAITVNVYDHAEITTITQNNLTVSTTAPDNTETLLPYVYSAAGIATFVIIVIIISVISMRGCKGKPKKDSQAENQYMQIPMVERPLPQPSLEPSQRGSPYAAPSRRSTKRKTPPRQPNEFRLSRDNEQAYGPSHVGRERQRNTVEEESGSVVYAALNHELPQRVNRPRMEVEETSEYAAIRLA